The sequence below is a genomic window from Streptomyces sp. NBC_00289.
CTTCCCCGGCCGAGCCCGGGGTCCTCCGCGGGATCCGCCTCAGCCGAGGACGGTGACCGGATCGCCGACCCGGATGGTGCCGGGGGACTCGGGGATCAGGTTCTGTCCGAAGACCAGCATCTGACCGAACCTGCGGTGCCGCCCCAGGGTGCGCAGGGGCTCCCTGCCGCGCTGGGCGGTCGTCTGGTCGGTCGTCGTGACGACGCACCGGCCGCACATCTTGGCGACACGGAAGGTGACCTCGCCGACCGCGACGCGCGACCAGTCGTCCTCGGCCCAGGCCGCGGTGCCCGACACGACCACGTTCGGCCGGAACCGGTTCATGGGCAACGGGCCCTCGTCGGCGTGATCACCCCGCGCGATCAGCGAGTTGAGCGCGTCGAGGGAGGAGGCCGTGGTGAGCAGCAGGGGGTAGCCGTCGGCGAAGGAGACGGTTTCCCCCGGCAGCGCGTGCTCGGGGTCGACGGGCCGGCGCGTGCCGGGGTCGTCCATGTGCACGAGGCGTACCTCGGCGCCGACGTACTCGCTGCACCAGGCGTGCACGGCGGGGGACTCCGCGGGCACCCCCTCGACCTTCTCGCCGAAGATGTCCACCGGCACGGTGGTGACCGCTCCCGGAACGGGCACGGCGAGCGGCTCCATGCCGGGCGCGGACAGCCGAAGGCCGCCGTCGGGCAGAAGCTCGGCGGCGGCCAGTGCCAGGTGCGCCCGCTGGCGTTGTGTGACGACCTTTCCCCCGTC
It includes:
- a CDS encoding MOSC domain-containing protein, coding for MGNEQLQSIHLHPVKAFRSLALREAVVEPWGLAGDRRWALIDDGGKVVTQRQRAHLALAAAELLPDGGLRLSAPGMEPLAVPVPGAVTTVPVDIFGEKVEGVPAESPAVHAWCSEYVGAEVRLVHMDDPGTRRPVDPEHALPGETVSFADGYPLLLTTASSLDALNSLIARGDHADEGPLPMNRFRPNVVVSGTAAWAEDDWSRVAVGEVTFRVAKMCGRCVVTTTDQTTAQRGREPLRTLGRHRRFGQMLVFGQNLIPESPGTIRVGDPVTVLG